One Brassica napus cultivar Da-Ae chromosome A1, Da-Ae, whole genome shotgun sequence genomic region harbors:
- the LOC106360576 gene encoding branched-chain-amino-acid aminotransferase 3, chloroplastic, whose product MERATHSPSLNQSYLLSPSRASTTRLHSFSFTRNLSPSTSSIKLQRSSSSVSSSGVSLTRCNAVLSNSSSSKDVTELADIDWDNIGFGLKPTDYMYVMKCNLGGEFSNGELQRFGNIEVSPSAGVLNYGQGLFEGMKAYRKQDGKNILLFRPEENATRMRCGAERMCMPAPTIDQFVEAVKATVLANKRWVPPPGKGSLYIRPLLMGTGAVLGLAPAPEYTFLVYVSPVGNYFKEGVSPINLIVESEFHRATPGGTGGVKTIGNYAAVLKAQSVAKAKGYSDVLYLDCIYKRYLEEVSSCNIFIVKDNVISTPEIRGTILPGITRKSIVDVARSQGLKVEERNVTVDELLEADEVFCTGTAVVVSPVGSITYKGKRVSYGEGSFGPVSEKLYTVLTSLQMGLTEDNMKWTVNLS is encoded by the exons ATGGAGAGAGCTACACATTCCCCGAGTCTTAATCAAAGTTACCTGCTTTCTCCTTCACGCGCCTCCACCACGCGCCTCCACTCATTCTCCTTCACTCGGAACTTATCGCCATCGACTTCCTCCATCAAG CTTCAgcgttcttcttcctctgtctcTTCAAGTGGAGTCTCCCTTACTCGGTGCAACGCCGTGCTTTCAAACTCTTCTTCCAG TAAGGATGTTACCGAACTAGCCGACATAGATTGGGACAACATCGGGTTCGGTCTTAAGCCGACCGATTACATGTACGTCATGAAATGTAACCTTGGGGGTGAGTTCTCTAATGGTGAGTTGCAACGTTTTGGGAACATTGAAGTCAGCCCATCTGCTGGTGTACTCAACTACGGACag GGGTTGTTCGAAGGGATGAAAGCTTACAGAAAGCAAGACGGTAAGAATATCCTCCTCTTCCGTCCTGAAGAGAATGCCACACGTATGAGATGTGGTGCTGAGAGGATGTGTATGCCTGCTCCTACCATTGACCAGTTTGTCGAAGCTGTCAAAGCAACTGTCTTAGCAAACAAACGTTGG GTCCCACCTCCAGGTAAAGGCTCCTTATATATCAGACCGTTGCTAATGGGAACTGGAGCTGTTCTTGGTCTTGCTCCTGCACCAGAATATACTTTCCTTGTCTATGTCTCTCCTGTTGGAAACTACTTCAAAGAAGGTGTGTCGCCAATCAATTTGATTGTGGAAAGTGAATTTCACCGTGCGACACCTGGTGGTACTGGAGGTGTTAAAACCATTGGCAATTATGCTGCA GTACTAAAAGCACAGTCTGTTGCGAAAGCTAAAGGATATTCCGATGTATTGTACCTTGATTGCATCTACAAAAGATATCTTGAGGAGGTCTCCTCATGCAATATCTTCATTGTCAAG GATAATGTGATCTCTACTCCTGAAATAAGAGGAACCATCTTACCAGGGATTACAAGGAAAAGTATAGTTGACGTTGCTCGTAGCCAAGGGCTTAAG GTGGAGGAACGGAATGTGACAGTTGATGAGTTACTAGAGGCGGACGAGGTTTTCTGCACTGGAACCGCTGTGGTTGTCTCTCCCGTTGGAAGCATTACTTACAAAGGCAAAAG AGTATCGTACGGAGAAGGTAGCTTTGGACCTGTCTCGGAGAAACTCTACACCGTTCTGACAAGCTTGCAAATGGGTCTGACTGAGGATAACATGAAATGGACTGTGAATCTCAGTTGA
- the LOC106359538 gene encoding probable 2-oxoglutarate-dependent dioxygenase At3g49630, protein MATDSNSRLPIIDISPLLVKCDDPNMKEDPGVVEVVRKLDRACRDVGFFYVTGHGISESFMKKVKEMSHQFFELPYAEKLKIKITPAAGYRGYQRMGLNLTGGKQDFHEAIDGYKEFEQGKYGETGKAMEGPNQWPENPQEYKELMDKYIKLCIDLSRNILRGISLALGGSPYEFEGKLVGDPFWIMRIIGYPGVNQENVIGCGAHTDYGLLSLINQDDDKTALQVKNLAGDWISVTPIPGSFVCNIGDMLKVLSNGIYESTLHRVINNSPRYRVCVGFFYEINFDAMAEPLDIFKEKYPGDERSQLSKRVVYGEHLVNKLQTTFANLMEHN, encoded by the exons ATGGCTACAGACTCTAACTCACGTCTACCAATTATCG ACATCAGCCCTTTACTAGTAAAATGCGATGATCCCAACATGAAGGAAGACCCCGGCGTGGTGGAGGTTGTCCGAAAACTAGACCGGGCTTGTCGGGACGTAGGATTCTTCTACGTG ACTGGTCATGGAATTTCGGAGAGTTTTATGAAGAAGGTGAAAGAGATGTCACATCAATTCTTCGAGCTTCCATATGCGGAGAAACTTAAGATCAAGATTACACCAGCAGCTGGATACAG AGGATATCAGAGAATGGGACTAAACTTAACGGGTGGGAAACAAGATTTTCACGAAGCAATTGAT GGTTACAAAGAGTTCGAGCAAGGGAAGTATGGGGAAACTGGAAAGGCCATGGAAGGGCCAAACCAGTG GCCAGAGAATCCTCAAGAGTACAAAGAGTTGATGGATAAGTATATTAAGCTATGCATAG ATCTTTCTAGAAACATCCTGAGAGGAATCTCCTTAGCTCTTGGGGGATCACCTTATGAGTTTGAAGGAAAACTGGTTGGAGATCCTTTTTGGATAATGCGCATTATTGGTTATCCAGGTGTTAACCAAGAAAATGTTATCGGATG TGGAGCTCACACTGACTACG GTTTGCTGTCGCTTATAAATCAAGATGATGACAAAACTGCTCTTCag GTTAAAAACTTGGCCGGTGATTGGATATCTGTTACTCCAATCCCTGGATCATTTGTTTGCAACATCGGTGACATGTTAaag GTACTTTCAAATGGAATATATGAATCCACACTTCATAGAGTGATCAATAACTCTCCTCGATACCGGGTATGCGTCGGATTCTTCTACGAG ATCAACTTTGACGCGATGGCTGAACCATTGGATATATTCAAAGAAAAGTACCCTGGAGACGAAAGATCTCAACTTTCCAAAAGAGTTGTCTATGGAGAGCATCTGGTTAACAAACTCCAGACCACCTTCGCAAATTTAATGGAACACaattaa
- the LOC106360575 gene encoding uncharacterized protein LOC106360575, with product MEVFGKSSANVIYLSAILGRRDGPDPSHKCDYKCENENVCGNMYRCKLTGLTHVCDKNCNQRILYDNHTSLCRASGRMFPLSSAEEQAVRGVRRKLDDESQPSESCVKRRRRDAQFHSSPFERSFGVVSPICSRSGDGMDMN from the coding sequence ATGGAGGTATTTGGAAAATCTTCAGCCAACGTTATTTACTTGTCTGCGATACTGGGGCGTCGTGACGGACCCGACCCGAGTCACAAATGTGACTACAAATGCGAGAACGAGAACGTTTGTGGGAACATGTACCGTTGCAAGCTAACCGGGTTAACCCACGTCTGTGACAAGAACTGCAACCAAAGGATCCTTTATGATAACCATACCTCTTTGTGCCGAGCTAGTGGCCGGATGTTCCCGCTCTCCTCGGCTGAGGAACAGGCGGTTAGAGGTGTCCGTAGGAAGCTTGATGATGAGAGTCAGCCCTCTGAGAGCTGCGTTAAGCGTCGTCGGCGTGATGCTCAGTTTCATTCTTCTCCTTTCGAGAGGTCTTTCGGTGTTGTTAGCCCGATCTGCAGCCGATCTGGGGATGGAATGGATATGAACTAG